A DNA window from Oncorhynchus gorbuscha isolate QuinsamMale2020 ecotype Even-year unplaced genomic scaffold, OgorEven_v1.0 Un_scaffold_933, whole genome shotgun sequence contains the following coding sequences:
- the LOC124020832 gene encoding dolichyl-diphosphooligosaccharide--protein glycosyltransferase subunit 4, which produces MVTDVQLAIFANMLGVSLFLLVVLYHYVAVNNPKKLE; this is translated from the coding sequence ATGGTGACTGACGTGCAGCTGGCCATCTTTGCCAACATGTTGGGTGTGTCTCTGTTCCTGCTGGTGGTTCTATATCACTATGTAGCTGTCAACAACCCCAAGAAACTGGAGTAG